A DNA window from bacterium contains the following coding sequences:
- a CDS encoding family 16 glycoside hydrolase yields MRRTYLSFRSLSHWLMGTACLYALGSPLRAQVTLTKTQGFASNSPGSAVTYFINYSNGTNPVTCADGFEGDTLGAMPPGWTENSAGWTVVSGNSTLNAGGTQSLQGTAAPGQYPLLLNTCAGQVGDGTLQADMRFNNAGQQGVLIWRFTGTNSPSFVNGSSYQAILQTGTTNNLTLGYYDNGGGAFHAVATGSATLNTGTWYSVQFQVTGTGSVTLSLSINGTQVIAPVTTAFSIGSGQSGIQANNGATVLFDNVSIVKSSQAYNVTVTDTLPTGLTYSSASGTPAVVGQRVTWSLGNLAAGVSGSVTVTGTVNNCGTTLVNRAEADSALPQGSALSAPVSLVLAACTPTPTWTQTPSPTSTPTFTPTRTPSSTPSSTATWTATSTPSSTATNSATSTATSTPSATATSTATSTATSTASSTGTNSPTATATNSATSTATSTPSATATSTATSTPTPTASSTGTNSPTATPTSTASSTGTDSPTATATNSATSSFTLTATSTVSDTPSATPSLTPSSTASPTATDTATSTATSSATSSATSTPTSTATDSATPTPTSTFVDTATDTASSTATSSATPTPSSTGTDSPTATMTFTATSTATSSPTSTATATDSTTSTPTSTFVDTATDTASPTATFSPTPTASSTPTGTPTDTTTRTPTVTASGTATDTPTGTATGTPTSTPSATFTDSPTGSPTSTWTVTLSPTPSYSPTPSFTDTPSYTATPTYSPTATLPPGTFTWTPGSTSTPTYSYTPTYSYTPTYSSTSTPTPTDTLPPGTFTSTPVFTHTHTPIYTDTPSYTFTWTFTPTPSPTPTGTLTPIASPTATAYATPICDSESIAIFDERGERLRLLCGTLAPMARKVLDLEVVNGTGSVTFTLDGAACAAWDGRDDHGGPVPLGFYHLAITQTFLDGTQALFEKSFYWGNHAPLPAVVLTAAPNLVVAGGAVHLSALVEGHPVDAPGGVKIYALSGEFVKGLDLVAGQADWDLTNGQGGSVASGLYLVVLDVQDSHGDPARKVIKVGLKH; encoded by the coding sequence GTGCGCCGAACCTATCTTTCGTTCCGTTCCTTATCCCATTGGCTGATGGGAACCGCCTGCCTCTACGCGCTGGGTTCACCCCTTCGTGCCCAGGTCACCCTGACCAAGACCCAGGGCTTCGCCTCCAATTCCCCCGGAAGCGCCGTCACTTACTTCATTAATTATTCCAATGGGACCAACCCGGTCACCTGCGCCGACGGCTTCGAGGGGGACACCCTGGGGGCCATGCCCCCCGGCTGGACCGAGAACTCGGCGGGCTGGACGGTGGTGAGCGGCAATTCGACCCTCAACGCGGGCGGGACCCAGTCCCTGCAGGGCACCGCCGCCCCGGGCCAATATCCCTTGCTCCTCAACACCTGCGCCGGACAGGTGGGGGACGGCACCCTCCAGGCCGACATGCGGTTCAACAACGCCGGCCAGCAGGGTGTGCTGATCTGGCGTTTCACGGGGACCAACAGCCCCAGCTTCGTGAACGGGTCCAGCTACCAGGCGATCCTGCAGACCGGGACCACCAACAACCTGACCTTGGGCTATTACGACAACGGCGGGGGCGCCTTCCACGCGGTCGCCACGGGCAGCGCCACCCTCAATACAGGGACCTGGTACAGCGTCCAGTTCCAGGTGACGGGGACCGGGTCGGTCACCCTGTCGCTCTCCATCAACGGGACCCAGGTCATCGCTCCCGTGACGACCGCCTTCAGCATCGGATCGGGCCAGTCGGGGATCCAGGCCAATAATGGGGCGACGGTGCTCTTCGACAACGTCTCCATCGTGAAGTCCTCCCAGGCCTACAACGTGACGGTGACCGACACCCTGCCGACCGGCCTGACCTATTCCAGCGCGAGCGGGACGCCTGCGGTGGTGGGGCAACGGGTGACCTGGTCCCTGGGCAACCTGGCCGCCGGGGTCTCCGGGTCGGTGACCGTCACGGGAACGGTGAACAACTGCGGGACCACCCTGGTGAACCGGGCCGAGGCGGACAGTGCCTTGCCGCAGGGCTCGGCCTTGAGCGCTCCCGTGTCCCTGGTCCTGGCCGCCTGCACCCCGACCCCCACCTGGACCCAGACCCCGTCGCCCACCTCGACGCCGACCTTCACCCCCACCCGGACCCCAAGCTCCACGCCTTCGAGCACCGCCACCTGGACGGCCACCTCCACGCCCAGCTCGACGGCGACGAACAGCGCCACTTCCACCGCGACCTCTACGCCCAGCGCAACGGCGACTTCCACCGCCACATCCACTGCGACCTCCACCGCCTCCTCGACGGGGACCAATAGCCCGACGGCCACAGCGACGAACAGTGCCACTTCCACCGCGACCTCTACGCCCAGCGCAACGGCGACTTCCACCGCCACATCCACGCCGACCCCGACCGCTTCCTCAACGGGGACCAATAGCCCGACGGCCACGCCGACTTCCACCGCTTCCTCGACCGGGACGGACAGCCCGACGGCCACGGCGACGAACAGCGCCACTTCCTCGTTCACCTTGACCGCCACTTCGACGGTTTCGGACACGCCTTCGGCCACACCGTCGTTGACCCCTTCGTCCACCGCGAGCCCTACCGCCACCGATACGGCCACTTCGACCGCGACCTCCAGTGCCACCTCCAGCGCGACCTCCACCCCCACGTCCACGGCGACGGATAGCGCGACCCCCACGCCGACCTCGACTTTTGTCGATACCGCCACCGATACGGCCAGTTCCACTGCGACCTCCAGCGCCACACCGACCCCTTCCTCGACGGGCACCGACAGCCCGACGGCTACCATGACCTTCACGGCCACTTCGACCGCGACCTCCAGCCCAACCTCCACCGCCACGGCGACGGATAGTACGACCTCCACGCCGACCTCGACTTTCGTCGATACCGCCACGGATACGGCCAGTCCGACCGCGACTTTCAGCCCTACCCCAACGGCTTCCAGTACCCCCACGGGGACCCCGACGGATACCACCACCCGGACCCCGACCGTCACTGCTTCGGGAACGGCCACGGATACGCCGACCGGGACAGCGACCGGTACCCCCACTTCCACGCCGAGCGCGACGTTCACCGATAGTCCGACGGGAAGCCCTACATCGACCTGGACCGTCACCCTTTCGCCCACACCTTCCTATAGCCCCACGCCTTCTTTTACGGACACGCCCAGCTATACGGCGACCCCGACCTATAGTCCGACCGCGACCCTGCCGCCGGGAACTTTCACCTGGACGCCGGGATCCACCTCGACCCCGACCTATTCCTATACGCCTACTTACAGCTACACCCCGACCTACAGTTCCACCTCGACCCCCACCCCCACGGACACCCTGCCGCCCGGGACCTTCACCTCCACACCGGTCTTCACCCATACCCACACGCCCATCTATACGGATACGCCTTCCTATACCTTCACTTGGACCTTCACTCCGACCCCCAGCCCCACCCCGACCGGGACCCTGACCCCTATCGCCTCCCCCACGGCCACGGCGTACGCCACGCCGATCTGCGACTCCGAGAGCATCGCGATCTTCGATGAGCGGGGGGAAAGACTCCGGCTCCTTTGCGGGACCCTGGCCCCCATGGCCCGTAAGGTCTTGGACCTGGAAGTGGTGAACGGGACCGGTTCGGTGACCTTCACGCTCGATGGCGCGGCTTGCGCGGCCTGGGACGGGCGTGACGACCACGGCGGCCCCGTCCCCTTGGGTTTCTACCACCTGGCCATCACCCAGACCTTCCTGGACGGCACCCAGGCCTTGTTCGAGAAGAGTTTCTATTGGGGGAACCATGCGCCCTTGCCTGCCGTTGTCCTGACCGCCGCCCCCAACCTGGTCGTCGCGGGCGGAGCGGTCCATTTGAGCGCCTTGGTGGAGGGACATCCGGTGGACGCGCCGGGCGGGGTGAAGATCTACGCCCTCTCGGGCGAATTCGTGAAGGGCCTGGACCTTGTCGCCGGTCAGGCGGACTGGGACCTGACCAACGGCCAGGGCGGATCGGTGGCTTCGGGACTCTATTTGGTCGTCCTGGACGTCCAGGACAGCCATGGCGATCCGGCCCGCAAGGTCATCAAGGTGGGTCTTAAACACTGA
- the argJ gene encoding bifunctional glutamate N-acetyltransferase/amino-acid acetyltransferase ArgJ: MKTQPTFLPLPLGFKAAGVHAGLKKAGKPDMGFLFSDRPAAWAGMVTKSAVKSAPSHRTEQLLKAKKALRAIVVNTKFANGYTGRQGRKDTEDTAKWTAQRLGVSPSEVLVHSTGVLGVHLPRPKIARGVKLGTAALSTLKGADFAQAILTTDLTLKTATRTLLIGKGAVQITGFAKGSGMIHPNMATMLAYILTDASIPRPLLDKALKAAADKSFNRITVDGDTSPSDSLIVMANGAANALPIQGGADYRIFSNVLASVCLELAQKVVRDGEGATKFVTIQVKGAKTGDDALKAAKAIAHSPLVKTALFGADPNWGRILTALGYSGAAVDEFKARITIGGYVLYKGEPRKGWSRAKLKAILQKPDIDITVDLGLGRSQETVYTCDLTDGYIDINGRYTT; encoded by the coding sequence ATGAAGACCCAACCGACCTTTCTCCCTTTACCCCTCGGCTTCAAGGCCGCGGGTGTCCACGCCGGCCTCAAGAAGGCGGGCAAGCCCGATATGGGGTTCCTGTTCTCCGACCGTCCGGCCGCCTGGGCGGGGATGGTGACGAAGAGCGCGGTCAAGTCGGCCCCCTCTCACCGGACCGAACAGCTCCTGAAGGCCAAGAAAGCTTTGCGGGCCATCGTGGTGAACACCAAGTTCGCCAACGGGTATACGGGCAGGCAGGGCCGCAAGGACACCGAGGACACCGCCAAGTGGACGGCCCAAAGATTGGGGGTTTCGCCCTCGGAGGTCCTCGTCCATTCGACGGGAGTGTTGGGGGTTCATTTGCCCCGGCCCAAGATCGCGCGGGGGGTGAAGCTGGGGACCGCCGCCCTGTCCACCCTCAAGGGGGCGGATTTCGCCCAGGCCATCCTGACCACCGACCTGACCCTCAAGACGGCCACCCGGACCCTTCTTATAGGAAAGGGCGCGGTGCAGATCACGGGCTTCGCCAAGGGATCGGGCATGATCCATCCGAATATGGCGACCATGCTGGCCTATATCCTCACCGATGCCTCCATCCCCCGGCCCTTGCTGGACAAGGCGCTCAAGGCCGCCGCGGACAAAAGCTTCAACCGCATCACGGTCGATGGGGATACCTCGCCCAGCGATTCGTTGATCGTCATGGCCAACGGCGCGGCCAACGCCCTGCCCATCCAAGGGGGCGCCGACTACCGGATCTTCTCGAACGTTCTGGCGTCGGTCTGCCTGGAACTGGCCCAGAAGGTCGTCCGGGACGGGGAAGGGGCCACCAAGTTCGTGACCATCCAGGTGAAGGGGGCCAAGACGGGGGATGACGCCCTCAAGGCCGCCAAGGCCATCGCCCATTCCCCCCTGGTGAAGACCGCCCTCTTTGGGGCCGACCCCAACTGGGGCCGGATCCTGACCGCCCTGGGTTATTCGGGGGCGGCGGTGGACGAGTTCAAGGCCAGGATCACCATCGGCGGTTATGTTCTATATAAAGGGGAGCCCCGCAAGGGTTGGTCGCGGGCCAAATTGAAGGCCATCCTCCAAAAGCCCGATATCGACATCACGGTGGACCTGGGCCTGGGGCGTTCGCAGGAGACGGTCTATACCTGCGACCTGACCGACGGCTATATCGACATCAATGGACGATATACGACTTGA
- the thiL gene encoding thiamine-phosphate kinase, whose product MKDPGNKKETMGSVGEFGFIDKIRTAMKAKNPNVVLGIGDDAAIFKPAQGHELIFTTDMLIEDRHFDFKWISPWQLGAKTMAVNVSDCSAMGAKPTVALVSLGVPKGFPVKDLEAFYDGMRQWGEQYGAQIVGGDTVGSDKFVVNVALIGEVEKGRALRRSGAKAGDALFVTGTLGDSAAGLHALQHPDAQGKDAIPLLTKRHLTPVPRFTVGRTLVALKLASAAIDISDGLSSEVHHLCEQSGLGAEIHEEAIPYSQALIHYCDENHLDPLSFALDGGEDYELAFTVPLARIADAVRKLPADTGVAVKSVGRMVPKAKGITLITRKGERVALKPKGFDHFKGGSRA is encoded by the coding sequence ATGAAAGATCCGGGAAATAAAAAAGAGACCATGGGAAGCGTCGGCGAGTTCGGTTTCATCGATAAGATCCGCACGGCCATGAAGGCCAAGAACCCGAACGTGGTGTTGGGGATCGGGGACGACGCGGCCATCTTCAAGCCCGCCCAGGGCCACGAGCTCATCTTCACGACCGACATGCTGATCGAGGACCGTCATTTCGACTTCAAGTGGATCTCGCCCTGGCAATTGGGCGCCAAGACCATGGCCGTCAACGTGAGCGACTGTTCGGCCATGGGCGCCAAGCCCACCGTGGCCTTGGTCTCCCTGGGAGTGCCCAAGGGCTTCCCGGTCAAGGACCTGGAGGCTTTCTACGACGGCATGCGGCAATGGGGCGAGCAATACGGCGCCCAGATCGTGGGCGGCGACACCGTGGGGAGCGATAAGTTCGTCGTGAACGTGGCCCTGATCGGCGAGGTGGAGAAGGGGAGGGCCCTGCGGCGCTCCGGCGCCAAGGCGGGGGACGCCCTTTTCGTGACCGGAACGCTCGGCGATTCGGCGGCCGGCCTCCACGCCCTCCAACATCCGGACGCCCAGGGCAAGGACGCGATCCCCTTATTGACCAAGCGCCACCTGACCCCCGTGCCCCGTTTCACCGTGGGCCGCACCCTGGTGGCCCTGAAGCTGGCCAGCGCCGCCATCGACATTTCCGACGGGCTCTCCTCCGAGGTGCACCACCTCTGCGAGCAGTCGGGCTTGGGCGCCGAGATCCACGAGGAGGCCATCCCTTATTCGCAGGCCCTCATCCACTATTGCGACGAGAACCACCTGGACCCGCTGTCCTTCGCGCTCGATGGCGGGGAGGATTACGAGCTGGCCTTCACCGTGCCCTTGGCCCGGATCGCCGACGCGGTGCGTAAACTGCCGGCGGACACCGGCGTGGCGGTCAAATCCGTGGGCCGCATGGTGCCCAAGGCCAAGGGCATCACCCTCATCACCCGCAAGGGCGAACGGGTGGCCTTGAAGCCGAAGGGTTTCGACCATTTCAAGGGCGGGTCCCGGGCATGA
- a CDS encoding DJ-1/PfpI family protein, giving the protein MRTAFVLFDGLTALDFVGVYDPLTRLKSMDFMASLQWDLCAMTEKVTDSNGLTLLPTVVGKPLAGYDLLVVPGGPTAKERSQDPAFVAWIKTAAPVPLKVSVCSGALLLGAAGFLQGKKATTHAARREDLKQYCAEVVEKRVVDEGEVITCGGVTAGIDLGLYLCGKFVSLDAKEIIRHRMDYHSPW; this is encoded by the coding sequence ATGAGGACCGCCTTCGTCCTCTTCGATGGGCTCACGGCCTTGGATTTCGTCGGCGTTTACGATCCCCTGACCCGGCTCAAGAGCATGGACTTCATGGCCTCCCTCCAATGGGACCTTTGCGCCATGACGGAGAAGGTCACCGACTCCAACGGGCTCACCTTGCTCCCGACGGTGGTGGGGAAACCCCTCGCGGGCTACGACCTGCTGGTGGTGCCCGGCGGGCCCACCGCGAAGGAACGCTCCCAGGACCCCGCTTTCGTGGCTTGGATCAAGACCGCCGCTCCCGTTCCCCTCAAGGTCTCGGTCTGTTCGGGGGCCCTCTTGCTGGGGGCGGCGGGGTTCCTCCAAGGCAAGAAAGCCACCACCCACGCGGCCCGTCGGGAGGACCTGAAACAATATTGCGCCGAGGTGGTGGAAAAGAGGGTCGTGGACGAGGGCGAGGTCATCACCTGCGGGGGGGTCACCGCCGGCATCGACCTGGGGCTTTATCTTTGCGGGAAGTTCGTCAGCCTGGACGCCAAGGAGATCATCCGCCACCGCATGGACTATCACAGCCCAT